The following proteins come from a genomic window of Lolium rigidum isolate FL_2022 chromosome 5, APGP_CSIRO_Lrig_0.1, whole genome shotgun sequence:
- the LOC124652169 gene encoding probable serine/threonine-protein kinase DDB_G0291350 isoform X2: MGCSISGLNALYDAATGGGDVWINERRFRVLRQIGEGGFAFVYLVKEHEASSARGRHPSHVSDDGTYAMKKVLIQSKEQLDLVKEEIRVSSLFNHPNLLPLLDHAIIAVKGDWSHEAYLLFPVYLDGTLFDNAQAMQSRKEFYSVVDILQIFQQLCDGLKHMHSFDPPYAHNDVKPGNVLITRRRGKAPLATLMDFGSSRPAKSKIRSRSEALRLQEWAAEHCSAPFRAPELWDCPSHADIDERTDIWSLGCTLYAIMYGVSPFEYALGESGGSLQLAIMNVQLKWPRVPSPYPDALHKFITWMLQPQPAMRPHINDVLLHVNKLVEKFSA; this comes from the exons atGGGCTGCTCCATCTCGGGGCTCAACGCGCTCTACgacgcggcgaccggcggcggcgacgtgtgGATCAACGAGCGCCGCTTCCGCGTCCTCCGCCAGATCGGCGAGGGCGGCTTCGCCTTCGTCTACCTCGTCAAGGAGCACGAAGCCTCCTCCGCGCGCGGCAGGCACCCCTCCCACGTCTCAG ATGACGGGACATATGCTATGAAGAAGGTGCTGAtacagagcaaggagcaactggATCTGGTGAAGGAGGAGATCCGCGTTTCGTCCTTGTTCAACCATCCCAATCTACTGCCGCTTCTTGACCATGCCATAATAGCGGTTAAG GGAGATTGGAGCCATGAAGCCTACTTACTCTTCCCAGTCTATTTGGATGGTACTCTGTTTGACAATGCTCAAGCCATGCAGTCTAGGAAGGAATTCTATTCGGTAgtcgatattttgcaaatattccAACAG CTCTGTGATGGACTGAAGCACATGCACAGTTTTGATCCACCATATGCCCATAATGATGTGAAGCCTGGCAATGTTCTTATAACCCGCCGAAGAGGAAAAGCACCACTGGCAACATTGATGGATTTTGGAAGTTCAAGACCTGCAAAGAGTAAAATCCGTTCCCGTTCTGAAGCATTACGGTTACAG GAATGGGCAGCTGAGCATTGCTCTGCTCCTTTTCGCGCACCTGAATTGTGGGACTGCCCAAGTCATGCTGATATTGATGAGAGGACAGACATCTGGTCGCTAGGATGCACTCTTTATGCCATCAT GTATGGTGTTTCTCCCTTTGAGTATGCTCTTGGTGAATCTGGAGGAAGCTTGCAACTGGCAATCATGAACGTGCAGTTAAAGTGGCCACGGGTACCGAGCCCTTACCCTGACGCACTTCACAAGTTCATTACCTGGATGCTTCAGCCACAACCTGCAATGCGCCCTCACATCAATGACGTACTTCTCCATGTTAATAAGCTTGTGGAAAAATTCTCAGCTTAA
- the LOC124652169 gene encoding probable serine/threonine-protein kinase DDB_G0291350 isoform X1, with product MGCSISGLNALYDAATGGGDVWINERRFRVLRQIGEGGFAFVYLVKEHEASSARGRHPSHVSDDGTYAMKKVLIQSKEQLDLVKEEIRVSSLFNHPNLLPLLDHAIIAVKSTQGDWSHEAYLLFPVYLDGTLFDNAQAMQSRKEFYSVVDILQIFQQLCDGLKHMHSFDPPYAHNDVKPGNVLITRRRGKAPLATLMDFGSSRPAKSKIRSRSEALRLQEWAAEHCSAPFRAPELWDCPSHADIDERTDIWSLGCTLYAIMYGVSPFEYALGESGGSLQLAIMNVQLKWPRVPSPYPDALHKFITWMLQPQPAMRPHINDVLLHVNKLVEKFSA from the exons atGGGCTGCTCCATCTCGGGGCTCAACGCGCTCTACgacgcggcgaccggcggcggcgacgtgtgGATCAACGAGCGCCGCTTCCGCGTCCTCCGCCAGATCGGCGAGGGCGGCTTCGCCTTCGTCTACCTCGTCAAGGAGCACGAAGCCTCCTCCGCGCGCGGCAGGCACCCCTCCCACGTCTCAG ATGACGGGACATATGCTATGAAGAAGGTGCTGAtacagagcaaggagcaactggATCTGGTGAAGGAGGAGATCCGCGTTTCGTCCTTGTTCAACCATCCCAATCTACTGCCGCTTCTTGACCATGCCATAATAGCGGTTAAG AGTACACAGGGAGATTGGAGCCATGAAGCCTACTTACTCTTCCCAGTCTATTTGGATGGTACTCTGTTTGACAATGCTCAAGCCATGCAGTCTAGGAAGGAATTCTATTCGGTAgtcgatattttgcaaatattccAACAG CTCTGTGATGGACTGAAGCACATGCACAGTTTTGATCCACCATATGCCCATAATGATGTGAAGCCTGGCAATGTTCTTATAACCCGCCGAAGAGGAAAAGCACCACTGGCAACATTGATGGATTTTGGAAGTTCAAGACCTGCAAAGAGTAAAATCCGTTCCCGTTCTGAAGCATTACGGTTACAG GAATGGGCAGCTGAGCATTGCTCTGCTCCTTTTCGCGCACCTGAATTGTGGGACTGCCCAAGTCATGCTGATATTGATGAGAGGACAGACATCTGGTCGCTAGGATGCACTCTTTATGCCATCAT GTATGGTGTTTCTCCCTTTGAGTATGCTCTTGGTGAATCTGGAGGAAGCTTGCAACTGGCAATCATGAACGTGCAGTTAAAGTGGCCACGGGTACCGAGCCCTTACCCTGACGCACTTCACAAGTTCATTACCTGGATGCTTCAGCCACAACCTGCAATGCGCCCTCACATCAATGACGTACTTCTCCATGTTAATAAGCTTGTGGAAAAATTCTCAGCTTAA
- the LOC124651183 gene encoding putative F-box protein At2g02030: MSSPSETSMGGKTEVPSKKMGGKKKARATEEDGRQLCSDALTEVFHRLPARTLASCRTVCKSWMTLLSDLHFVHEHLKRGQQKLLLFTNDRANDRSLATVLADANGHMYQLSRPAASRTLFVHNSCNGLLCLGDSRGAVELLNPTTGESLVLPTPDYTAGSSQFSSCNWHSLGFCPSTKEHKVAHFYPGDLGSVKACCEVFTIGGKAWRQVGSIDGTPIDRGMHVNGTVYYLTMFRYVASSRINCLDLEREKFDVMRLPLRKTYGGHCSLSELEGRLCLLVVDGTLDGLPRTMDILMLDNDDKKSWTHRYHISLPLLMQSCYFTPKNALFHDGKIWVQLFAKSLYCYDPNSNSEELEIACPESEFPFSTHTFVESIVPLRHHYFIK; encoded by the coding sequence ATGTCCTCGCCTAGCGAGACTTCGATGGGAGGGAAAACCGAAGTCCCGTCAAAGAAAATGGGAGGGAAGAAGAAAGCAAGGGCGACGGAGGAGGATGGGCGGCAGCTCTGCAGCGACGCGCTCACCGAGGTATTCCACAGGCTGCCTGCGCGCACGCTTGCGTCCTGCAGGACGGTGTGCAAGTCCTGGATGACCCTGCTCTCCGACCTGCATTTCGTGCACGAGCACCTGAAGCGTGGCCAGCAGAAGTTGCTGCTCTTCACAAATGATAGAGCAAACGACCGATCTCTCGCCACGGTGCTCGCGGACGCCAACGGGCACATGTACCAGCTGTCCAGGCCCGCGGCGTCTCGGACCCTCTTCGTGCACAACTCCTGCAACGGCCTGCTCTGCCTAGGCGACAGTAGAGGGGCGGTGGAACTGCTCAACCCGACGACCGGTGAGTCGCTTGTGCTGCCGACGCCGGACTACACTGCAGGAAGCAGCCAGTTCTCGTCGTGCAATTGGCATAGCTTGGGGTTTTGCCCGTCGACTAAGGAACACAAGGTTGCGCATTTTTATCCGGGAGATCTTGGTTCTGTCAAGGCGTGCTGCGAGGTGTTCACGATTGGAGGGAAAGCCTGGAGACAAGTCGGGAGTATCGACGGGACACCGATAGATAGAGGGATGCATGTGAATGGAACCGTGTATTATCTGACGATGTTTCGTTATGTTGCTTCATCACGCATCAACTGCCTGGATCTTGAAAGGGAGAAGTTTGATGTCATGAGGCTTCCTCTGCGCAAGACCTATGGAGGGCACTGCTCTTTGTCTGAGCTCGAGGGAAGGCTATGCTTGCTTGTTGTGGATGGTACGCTTGATGGTCTACCTCGTACAATGGACATATTGATGCTCGATAACGATGATAAGAAGAGCTGGACTCACAGATATCACATATCCTTGCCTTTGCTGATGCAATCATGCTACTTCACTCCAAAAAATGCACTCTTCCATGATGGGAAAATTTGGGTACAGTTGTTTGCTAAGAGCCTCTACTGTTATGATCCAAATTCAAATTCGGAAGAGCTGGAGATTGCTTGTCCAGAGTCCGAGTTTCCTTTCAGCACTCATACCTTTGTTGAAAGCATAGTTCCTCTGCGTCATCATTACTTCATCAAATAG